A single region of the Mycoplasma mycoides subsp. mycoides SC str. PG1 genome encodes:
- a CDS encoding IS1634-like element IS1634 family transposase — protein sequence MSIGVPRPDNKGFVYRLGYGYLHELKQYHDDPLAIIKAIIANFPLSWTKEQARTKLDEIFKEKKETKKEVLERFKGYEVVEKLFDYFNIFNDCSPTKSTTLKDVVLQLIYQRIKNPISVFNTYKTAKKEKIDTHSKNSFYRSLDYIAKNKDEILRNLNVKICANTNRKIDVLWFDATTTYFETFSREGYKKPGYSKDGKFKEDQIVIGMATDENGIPLHYKIFPGNVADSNTLIPFMLEIADIYEVNSVTIIADKGMSVNRNIRFLESKNWKYIISYRMKAGSKQFKEYVLDEKDYINDGGLIYKTRDIASSYNKKRINGHFRRQIISFSQKRATKDKNNRDILIQNFTKKMNKDNLVSCDDLAGSKKYRFFKPINKGAFYELDIEKIQEDQKYDGYYVYETNRTDLSVKEVINLYSKQWQIESNFKTLKGKLSLRPMYLSTWNHIVGYICLCFISLVFLNYIIYILNSKLGLTGKSKITEHKVINVIKEVKEIEVFVNKQKIETIQVYNDELQESWQTYQILLELLTKEKVT from the coding sequence TTATCAATTGGAGTGCCAAGACCAGATAACAAAGGTTTTGTATATAGATTGGGATATGGATATTTGCATGAATTAAAACAATATCACGATGATCCGCTAGCAATTATCAAAGCAATTATTGCAAACTTTCCATTGTCTTGAACAAAAGAACAAGCAAGAACTAAATTAGATGAAATTTTTAAAGAGAAAAAAGAAACCAAAAAAGAAGTTTTAGAAAGGTTTAAAGGTTACGAAGTAGTTGAAAAACTATTTGATTATTTCAATATTTTTAATGATTGTTCTCCCACAAAATCGACAACATTAAAAGATGTTGTTTTACAGTTGATTTATCAAAGAATTAAAAATCCAATAAGTGTTTTTAACACTTATAAGACAGCAAAAAAAGAAAAAATAGACACTCATTCAAAAAATTCATTTTATAGATCATTAGACTATATAGCAAAAAACAAAGATGAAATTTTAAGAAATTTAAATGTAAAAATTTGTGCAAATACCAATAGAAAAATTGATGTATTATGATTTGACGCAACAACTACTTATTTTGAAACATTTTCTCGTGAAGGTTATAAAAAACCTGGTTATTCAAAAGATGGAAAATTTAAAGAAGACCAGATTGTTATAGGTATGGCAACTGATGAAAATGGAATACCGTTACACTACAAAATATTTCCAGGAAATGTTGCTGATTCAAATACTTTAATACCATTTATGCTTGAAATTGCAGATATTTATGAAGTTAACAGTGTAACTATAATTGCTGACAAAGGAATGAGTGTTAATAGAAATATTAGATTTTTAGAATCTAAGAATTGAAAATACATAATCTCATACAGAATGAAAGCTGGAAGCAAACAATTTAAAGAGTATGTATTAGATGAAAAAGATTATATAAATGATGGTGGTTTGATATACAAAACTCGTGATATTGCATCTTCATACAATAAAAAAAGAATTAATGGACATTTTAGAAGACAAATAATTAGTTTTAGTCAAAAACGAGCAACTAAAGACAAAAACAATAGAGACATTTTAATTCAAAATTTCACTAAGAAAATGAATAAAGATAATCTTGTTTCTTGTGATGATTTAGCGGGATCTAAAAAATATAGATTCTTTAAACCTATAAACAAAGGTGCATTTTATGAACTTGACATAGAAAAAATACAAGAAGATCAAAAATATGATGGATACTATGTTTATGAAACAAATAGAACAGATTTATCAGTAAAAGAAGTTATTAATTTATATTCAAAACAATGACAAATTGAGTCTAATTTCAAGACATTAAAAGGTAAATTATCTCTTCGTCCAATGTATTTATCAACTTGAAACCATATTGTTGGTTACATTTGTTTATGTTTCATTTCATTAGTGTTTTTAAACTACATCATCTACATTTTAAATTCAAAATTAGGACTGACTGGAAAAAGCAAAATCACTGAGCATAAAGTGATTAATGTTATCAAAGAAGTTAAAGAAATTGAAGTATTTGTAAATAAACAAAAAATCGAAACTATACAAGTGTATAATGATGAGTTACAAGAAAGTTGGCAAACTTATCAAATATTATTAGAACTTTTAACAAAAGAAAAAGTCACTTAG